In the Chroococcidiopsis sp. SAG 2025 genome, one interval contains:
- a CDS encoding phosphoglucomutase/phosphomannomutase family protein codes for MPGIGNKIKFGTDGWRGIIADEFTFERLALVAPIAAQVLARTYGNTTGSNTIIVGYDRRFMSEDFARATAQAVTAVGFDVLLSETYAPTPAFSLAAKQHNALGALVITASHNPGSYSGLKVKGAFGGSVPPEVTKNIESLLDRPSSVSANPGKMTTFNPWSSYCNTLRAKVDLDRIRSYITQGKLTVFADVMHGAAAGGLAQILEVPVNELNSDRDPLFGGGAPEPLPKYLSRLFETIRTHSAEKGNLAVGLVFDGDSDRIAAVDGQGNFLSSQVLIPILIEHLAVNRGMKGELVKTVSGSDLMPRVAALHQIPVSETPVGYKYIADRMLETQVLLGGEESGGIGYGTHIPERDALLSALYVLEAVTQSGLDLSALYQQLQSKTNFHSAYDRIDLPLASMEVRSRLLDQLQTQPLKEIAGKAVVNCQTIDGYKFRLDDDSWLMIRFSGTEPVLRLYCEAPTIEQVHQTLNWAKDWAEK; via the coding sequence ATGCCAGGAATTGGCAATAAAATCAAGTTTGGTACGGATGGTTGGCGCGGTATCATTGCCGATGAGTTCACATTTGAACGCTTAGCCTTAGTCGCACCGATCGCCGCTCAAGTTTTAGCACGAACGTACGGTAATACTACAGGTAGCAATACGATTATTGTGGGCTACGATCGCCGCTTCATGTCAGAGGATTTTGCCCGTGCAACAGCCCAAGCCGTTACAGCGGTAGGGTTTGACGTACTTTTATCAGAAACTTACGCTCCCACTCCTGCTTTTAGTCTAGCGGCAAAACAGCATAATGCTCTGGGTGCTTTAGTCATTACTGCTAGCCACAACCCAGGTAGCTATTCAGGATTGAAAGTTAAAGGCGCTTTTGGCGGTTCTGTCCCGCCAGAGGTGACAAAGAATATTGAATCTTTATTAGATCGTCCATCCTCTGTCAGTGCCAATCCTGGGAAAATGACAACATTCAATCCTTGGTCTAGCTACTGCAACACTCTACGGGCAAAAGTCGATCTCGATCGCATTCGCTCGTATATTACGCAAGGTAAACTAACAGTCTTTGCTGATGTGATGCACGGTGCAGCCGCAGGGGGACTAGCACAGATATTAGAAGTACCAGTAAACGAACTTAACAGCGATCGCGATCCGTTATTTGGTGGCGGTGCGCCAGAACCATTACCAAAATACCTTTCCCGTTTATTTGAAACCATCCGTACCCATAGTGCTGAAAAAGGCAATTTGGCTGTAGGCTTAGTATTTGATGGCGATAGCGATCGGATTGCGGCTGTAGACGGACAAGGCAATTTTCTCAGTTCCCAAGTCTTGATTCCCATTTTGATCGAACACTTGGCAGTAAATCGGGGAATGAAAGGCGAACTTGTCAAAACTGTCAGCGGTTCTGACTTAATGCCCCGCGTTGCAGCTTTACACCAAATCCCAGTTTCCGAAACTCCGGTGGGATACAAATATATTGCCGATCGCATGTTAGAAACTCAAGTTTTACTTGGGGGGGAAGAGTCAGGCGGGATCGGTTATGGAACGCATATCCCCGAACGAGATGCTTTACTTTCTGCTTTATATGTGCTGGAAGCAGTGACCCAATCTGGACTAGATTTAAGCGCCCTCTACCAGCAACTCCAGTCAAAAACTAACTTTCATTCTGCTTACGATCGCATCGATCTACCCTTAGCAAGTATGGAAGTGCGATCGCGTCTCTTGGATCAGTTGCAAACTCAACCCCTCAAAGAAATTGCTGGAAAAGCCGTAGTCAATTGCCAAACTATTGACGGCTACAAATTCCGCTTGGATGATGATAGCTGGCTGATGATTCGCTTTAGCGGCACTGAACCTGTCTTGCGTCTATACTGCGAAGCACCGACAATTGAGCAGGTGCATCAAACCCTGAATTGGGCGAAAGATTGGGCGGAGAAATAG
- the nrtS gene encoding nitrate/nitrite transporter NrtS, which translates to MRNYQLPIQNGCIRHSSLFTLQFKIPSLVIRHFSMKAIAGYLRSLFDRKFVFTGLKTALFVGTILFTINHGGALLRGEMDRERWMSGVLTYLMPYCVNVHGQYIARRRL; encoded by the coding sequence GTGAGAAATTACCAATTACCAATCCAAAATGGTTGCATTCGCCACTCTTCACTCTTCACCCTTCAATTTAAAATTCCCTCACTAGTTATTCGTCACTTCTCCATGAAAGCGATCGCAGGATACCTCCGCAGTTTGTTCGATCGGAAATTTGTCTTTACGGGTTTGAAGACTGCTCTATTTGTAGGCACGATCTTGTTTACGATTAATCATGGTGGAGCATTGCTGCGTGGAGAAATGGATCGAGAACGCTGGATGTCTGGAGTTCTGACCTACCTAATGCCTTATTGCGTCAACGTCCACGGTCAATACATAGCTCGCCGTAGGCTATAG
- the rdgB gene encoding RdgB/HAM1 family non-canonical purine NTP pyrophosphatase, producing MNPKSKIQNLKSLVVATGNPGKLKEMQAYLTDLDWELTLKPPELEVEETGDTFVANACLKAAQVAKATGKWAIADDSGLQVDALGGAPGIYSARYAKTDAERIERVLQELGDATNRQAQFVCAIAIARPDGAIVLQAEGICRGEILTAPRGIGGFGYDPIFYVPDRQMTFAEMPPQLKHEISHRGRAFQALIPQLQEVVSGAW from the coding sequence ATGAATCCAAAATCCAAAATCCAAAATTTAAAATCCCTAGTAGTTGCAACTGGTAATCCAGGTAAGTTAAAAGAAATGCAAGCTTACCTGACCGATTTAGACTGGGAATTGACCCTCAAACCGCCAGAATTGGAAGTTGAAGAAACGGGCGATACTTTTGTCGCCAATGCTTGCTTAAAAGCTGCTCAAGTAGCAAAAGCAACTGGAAAATGGGCGATCGCTGACGATTCTGGTTTACAAGTCGATGCTTTGGGTGGCGCTCCTGGGATCTACTCTGCCCGTTATGCTAAAACCGATGCAGAGAGAATCGAACGGGTTTTACAGGAACTAGGAGACGCGACAAATAGACAGGCGCAATTTGTCTGCGCGATCGCGATCGCCCGTCCCGATGGCGCGATCGTCCTGCAAGCCGAAGGCATTTGTCGCGGTGAAATTTTGACTGCACCACGGGGCATAGGAGGCTTTGGCTACGATCCGATTTTCTACGTTCCCGATCGGCAAATGACATTTGCCGAAATGCCACCCCAACTGAAACACGAAATCAGCCATCGCGGACGAGCCTTTCAAGCCCTGATTCCCCAGTTGCAAGAAGTGGTAAGTGGTGCTTGGTGA
- a CDS encoding P-II family nitrogen regulator, which translates to MKKVEAIIRPFKLDEVKIALVNAGIVGMTVSEVRGFGRQKGQTERYRGSEYTVEFLQKLKVEIVIEDAQVDMVVDKIIAAARTGEIGDGKIFISPVEEVVRIRTGEKNLEAV; encoded by the coding sequence TTGAAAAAGGTAGAAGCAATTATCCGACCCTTTAAACTCGATGAAGTGAAAATTGCCCTCGTTAACGCTGGTATTGTGGGCATGACGGTTTCAGAAGTCCGAGGCTTTGGACGACAAAAAGGACAAACAGAACGCTATCGCGGTTCCGAGTATACGGTAGAGTTTCTGCAAAAACTCAAAGTAGAGATCGTCATCGAAGACGCACAGGTAGACATGGTAGTAGACAAAATCATCGCCGCCGCCCGTACTGGAGAGATTGGCGATGGCAAGATCTTTATCAGCCCTGTAGAAGAAGTAGTCCGCATTCGGACAGGTGAAAAGAATCTGGAGGCAGTTTAG
- the thiD gene encoding bifunctional hydroxymethylpyrimidine kinase/phosphomethylpyrimidine kinase has protein sequence MTNVAMTIAGSDSGGGAGIQADLKTFAFHCVHGTSAITCITAQNTLGVMRVDALPPAAVVAQIQAVVEDIGVQGVKTGMLLNQEIITAVAQQVESLSLDKLVVDPVMVSRTGAQLIDDAAVTSLRSQLIPLATIVTPNRYEAQILSGKEIHSLDDMKTAAEDIFHRTGAKAVLVKGGGMLGDARGVDVWFDGDRLEIITTTQVDTKNTHGTGCTLAAAIAANLALGKEPLIAVRQAKEYVTTALKHALNIGKGQGPVGHFFPLKESR, from the coding sequence ATGACAAACGTAGCAATGACAATTGCGGGATCGGATAGCGGCGGCGGGGCTGGAATTCAAGCAGACCTGAAAACTTTCGCCTTCCATTGCGTACACGGTACGAGTGCGATTACTTGTATCACGGCTCAAAACACTTTGGGTGTCATGCGAGTTGATGCTTTACCTCCTGCTGCTGTTGTCGCTCAAATTCAGGCGGTGGTTGAGGATATCGGGGTTCAAGGTGTAAAAACTGGGATGTTGCTCAACCAAGAAATTATTACGGCTGTAGCCCAACAGGTTGAGAGTTTGAGTTTAGATAAATTGGTTGTCGATCCCGTGATGGTGTCGCGCACGGGAGCGCAGTTAATTGACGATGCAGCAGTAACAAGCTTGCGATCGCAGCTCATCCCTCTAGCAACCATAGTCACCCCTAACCGCTACGAAGCGCAAATTTTGAGCGGGAAAGAAATTCATAGCTTAGATGACATGAAAACTGCGGCTGAGGACATTTTTCACCGGACGGGAGCAAAGGCTGTGTTAGTCAAGGGTGGAGGAATGTTAGGAGATGCGCGCGGGGTTGATGTTTGGTTTGATGGCGATCGCTTGGAGATCATCACGACAACCCAAGTCGATACAAAGAACACTCACGGTACGGGTTGTACCCTAGCCGCCGCGATCGCAGCCAATCTCGCTTTGGGGAAAGAGCCATTGATAGCTGTACGACAAGCAAAAGAATACGTTACCACAGCCTTGAAACACGCCCTCAACATTGGCAAAGGACAAGGACCTGTCGGGCATTTCTTTCCCTTGAAGGAGAGTCGGTAA
- a CDS encoding fatty acid desaturase codes for MATNHWINTPFSWRNVLLNISRTHLILFWALPAILSSVQLFYFGTFLTHREPRAGYENIHRAQSTHIVPFWSFLACYHFGYHEEHHEYPQVPWWKLPEVYRMKKGSREQGVGSRE; via the coding sequence TTGGCGACAAATCATTGGATTAACACTCCTTTTTCATGGCGCAATGTATTATTAAATATATCTAGAACCCACCTCATTTTATTTTGGGCGTTACCAGCAATTCTCAGTTCGGTACAGTTGTTTTACTTTGGTACGTTCTTAACTCACAGAGAACCAAGAGCAGGCTACGAAAATATTCATCGCGCCCAATCAACTCATATAGTGCCTTTCTGGTCGTTTCTAGCTTGCTACCACTTCGGATATCACGAAGAACATCACGAATATCCCCAAGTCCCTTGGTGGAAATTACCGGAAGTCTATAGGATGAAGAAAGGGAGTAGGGAGCAGGGAGTAGGGAGTAGGGAATAG
- the msrA gene encoding peptide-methionine (S)-S-oxide reductase MsrA — translation MMIFGFGKKIAMPSPQEALPGRSQAMPVPQTHYTNGNPLKPPYPAGMETAMFGMGCFWGAERKFWQLDGVFITAVGYAAGYTPNPTYKEVCSGMTGHNEVVFVVYDPKVISYEQLLKVFWENHDPTQGMRQGNDVGTQYRSGIYVYSEEQKQLAIATRDTYQQALTQAGYGKITTEIIDAPEFYWAEEYHQQYLAKNPGGYCGLGGTNVACPVGLIAS, via the coding sequence ATAATGATATTCGGATTTGGTAAAAAAATCGCTATGCCTTCTCCCCAGGAGGCTTTACCCGGACGGTCGCAAGCAATGCCCGTACCTCAGACTCACTACACAAATGGAAATCCTCTCAAGCCGCCATATCCTGCCGGTATGGAGACAGCAATGTTTGGTATGGGCTGTTTCTGGGGTGCAGAACGCAAGTTTTGGCAGTTAGATGGCGTTTTTATCACTGCTGTTGGCTACGCGGCTGGCTATACGCCCAACCCCACTTATAAAGAAGTTTGTTCGGGGATGACGGGTCACAATGAAGTTGTGTTTGTCGTCTACGATCCCAAAGTCATTAGTTACGAACAATTGCTGAAAGTTTTCTGGGAAAACCACGACCCAACTCAGGGTATGCGACAAGGAAACGATGTCGGAACCCAATACCGTTCGGGAATTTACGTCTACTCTGAAGAACAGAAACAATTAGCAATAGCAACGCGAGATACCTATCAGCAAGCCTTGACTCAGGCAGGATATGGCAAGATAACCACTGAAATTATTGATGCTCCCGAATTTTATTGGGCAGAGGAATATCATCAGCAATATCTGGCAAAGAATCCTGGCGGGTATTGTGGTTTAGGGGGTACGAACGTTGCTTGTCCAGTGGGATTGATAGCAAGTTAG
- a CDS encoding phenylacetate--CoA ligase family protein, with product MQQEQSDRVLTALQEFFTTPLATKLSKHQQVSPQAAALELFRDVAATVPAYKTFLTARGIEPTAIQTLADFQQLPLLTKDNYLCCHSLPNFCRHGQLERCDMVAASSGSTGKPTYWLRYLTDELQIATRFEQIFHDSFSADTRPTLAVVCFTLGTWVGGMFTTDCCRHLASKGYPITVVTPGNNKTEICRVVQELGSLFEQVVLLGYPPFLKDVIDTGKANGIEWQRYQIKLVLAGEVFSEEWRSLVGERVGANNPYYDSASLYGTADAGVLGNETPLSICIRRFLAENPEVARSLFGESRLPTLVQYDPLSRFFEVQDGTLLFSGDNGIPLVRYHIADTGGIIAYDAMLEFLRSHGFDPIATLQQQGTRGIHALPFVYVFGRANFTISYFGANIYPENVIVGLEQPQIREWVTGKFVMEVKEDADRNRFFSIVVELAPGVEGNEAKRNAIATSIHAQLLRLNSEFANYVPPEYQIPQISLAPTGDPEYFPVGVKHRYTR from the coding sequence ATGCAGCAAGAACAAAGCGATCGCGTATTAACAGCCTTGCAAGAGTTTTTCACTACACCTCTAGCAACGAAACTAAGCAAACATCAACAAGTTTCTCCTCAAGCTGCTGCCTTAGAGTTATTTCGCGATGTGGCTGCAACTGTACCAGCATACAAAACTTTTTTAACGGCACGGGGAATCGAGCCAACAGCAATTCAAACTTTGGCAGACTTTCAACAACTGCCGCTACTGACAAAAGACAACTACCTATGTTGTCATTCCCTGCCAAATTTTTGTCGGCACGGACAACTAGAAAGATGCGATATGGTAGCAGCATCATCAGGTTCTACGGGGAAACCAACGTATTGGTTGCGCTACCTGACCGACGAATTGCAAATTGCTACCCGCTTTGAACAAATATTCCACGATAGCTTTTCTGCTGACACCCGCCCCACTCTAGCAGTTGTCTGTTTTACGTTGGGAACTTGGGTAGGTGGGATGTTTACAACTGATTGCTGTCGCCACTTGGCAAGTAAGGGTTATCCCATCACTGTTGTAACTCCAGGGAATAACAAAACAGAAATCTGCCGTGTCGTGCAAGAACTGGGTAGTTTATTCGAGCAAGTAGTATTGCTGGGATATCCGCCCTTTCTCAAAGATGTCATTGATACTGGCAAAGCTAACGGCATAGAGTGGCAGCGCTACCAAATCAAATTAGTTCTAGCAGGAGAAGTCTTCAGCGAAGAGTGGCGAAGTTTAGTAGGGGAGCGAGTGGGAGCAAACAATCCCTACTATGATTCTGCTTCACTCTACGGCACGGCTGATGCTGGCGTGTTAGGCAATGAAACACCTTTGAGTATCTGCATCCGACGTTTTTTAGCAGAGAATCCAGAGGTAGCCCGTAGCTTATTTGGGGAATCGCGTTTACCCACCTTAGTACAATACGATCCGCTCAGTCGCTTTTTTGAGGTGCAAGACGGCACGCTACTGTTTTCGGGTGATAATGGCATTCCCCTCGTGCGATATCACATTGCCGATACAGGTGGAATCATTGCTTACGATGCCATGCTGGAATTTTTGCGATCGCACGGATTCGACCCGATCGCCACTTTACAGCAACAAGGAACGAGAGGCATCCATGCTCTACCTTTCGTCTACGTGTTTGGGCGGGCTAATTTTACTATTTCTTACTTTGGCGCAAATATCTATCCCGAAAATGTCATCGTTGGCTTAGAACAACCGCAGATTCGAGAATGGGTGACAGGTAAATTCGTGATGGAAGTGAAGGAAGATGCCGATCGAAACCGTTTCTTCTCTATAGTGGTAGAGTTAGCACCAGGTGTAGAGGGAAATGAAGCAAAAAGAAATGCGATCGCCACCTCAATTCACGCGCAATTGCTCCGACTCAACAGCGAATTTGCCAATTACGTTCCCCCTGAATATCAAATCCCCCAAATCTCCCTCGCCCCCACGGGAGATCCAGAGTACTTCCCCGTAGGAGTCAAGCATCGATATACAAGATGA
- a CDS encoding YtxH domain-containing protein: protein MPNNRSGVFIGGFLLGAAVGTLTGMLIAPRSGREARQLLKKSANAIPELAEDLSTSVQLQADRLSGSALRSWDDTLERLREAIAAGVEASQQERQAIKRQNNEITSDSRTAYTDRP, encoded by the coding sequence ATGCCTAACAACCGTTCAGGAGTCTTTATCGGCGGTTTTTTATTAGGTGCTGCCGTCGGCACTTTAACTGGAATGTTAATCGCCCCACGTAGCGGACGAGAAGCGCGACAGTTGTTGAAAAAATCTGCTAATGCTATCCCAGAACTAGCAGAAGATTTATCGACTAGCGTGCAACTCCAGGCAGACCGTCTTTCAGGATCGGCATTACGTAGTTGGGATGATACATTAGAACGATTGCGAGAGGCGATCGCGGCTGGGGTTGAAGCCAGTCAGCAAGAGCGTCAAGCCATCAAACGGCAAAATAATGAGATTACTTCCGATTCCCGTACTGCTTATACAGATCGCCCGTAG
- a CDS encoding DUF948 domain-containing protein, with amino-acid sequence MRLLPIPVLLIQIARSATAIDPLFWLGLSLLLVAISLTAVLLAAVPAFHELARASRSAEKLFDTLKRDLPPTLEAIRLTGLEISDLTDDVSDGVKSAAQIAKQVDRSLDRAKEQARSVEVNTRSVLTGVKAAWKNFTRSTPNRHSRDRLPAESRQPLPTYFNKNSDSDFDKDTVIPEENRLKSPPFYFDDEEE; translated from the coding sequence ATGAGATTACTTCCGATTCCCGTACTGCTTATACAGATCGCCCGTAGTGCCACTGCGATCGATCCGCTGTTTTGGCTCGGACTGTCACTACTGCTAGTTGCTATTAGCCTCACAGCAGTTTTATTGGCAGCCGTGCCAGCTTTTCACGAATTAGCACGGGCATCTCGCAGTGCCGAAAAACTCTTCGATACGCTCAAACGAGATTTGCCTCCAACTTTAGAAGCAATTCGCTTGACAGGGTTAGAAATAAGCGATTTGACCGATGATGTGAGCGATGGGGTAAAAAGTGCGGCACAAATTGCAAAACAAGTCGATCGCAGTTTAGATCGAGCCAAGGAACAAGCAAGAAGCGTTGAGGTGAATACTCGCAGCGTCTTAACAGGTGTAAAAGCAGCCTGGAAAAATTTCACCCGTAGCACCCCTAATCGCCATAGTCGCGATCGCCTTCCAGCAGAATCAAGGCAACCCTTACCCACATACTTCAACAAAAATTCAGATAGTGACTTCGACAAAGATACAGTCATCCCAGAAGAAAATCGTCTCAAATCACCTCCTTTCTACTTTGATGACGAAGAGGAATGA
- a CDS encoding DUF427 domain-containing protein produces MAKATWNGAVLAESSKTEIVEGNHYFPPDAIDKQYFQASSTHTTCPWKGTASYYNVVVDGQVNKDAAWYYPTAKEKAKNIEGYIAFWRGVKVES; encoded by the coding sequence ATGGCGAAAGCAACTTGGAATGGAGCTGTATTAGCTGAAAGCTCCAAAACAGAGATCGTTGAGGGCAACCACTACTTCCCTCCCGATGCAATCGACAAGCAGTATTTTCAAGCATCTTCCACTCATACGACTTGCCCTTGGAAAGGAACTGCTAGCTACTACAATGTTGTCGTTGATGGACAAGTCAACAAAGACGCTGCTTGGTACTATCCGACAGCCAAAGAGAAGGCAAAAAATATTGAGGGTTACATTGCCTTCTGGCGTGGAGTAAAAGTCGAATCATAG